The following coding sequences are from one Ornithorhynchus anatinus isolate Pmale09 chromosome 11, mOrnAna1.pri.v4, whole genome shotgun sequence window:
- the DNAJA2 gene encoding dnaJ homolog subfamily A member 2, which translates to MANVADTKLYDILGVPPGASENELKKAYRKLAKEYHPDKNPNAGDKFKEISFAYEVLSNPEKRELYDRYGEQGLREGSGGSGGMDDIFSHIFGGGLFSFMGSQSRSRNGRRRGEDMMHPLKVSLEDLYNGKTTKLQLSKNVLCSACNGQGGKSGAVQKCSACRGRGVRIMIRQLAPGMVQQMQSVCSDCNGEGEVINEKDRCKKCEGKKVIKEVKILEVHVDKGMKHGQRITFTGEADQAPGVEPGDIVLLLQEKEHESFQRDGNDLHMTHKVGLVEALCGFQFTFKHLDARQIVVKYPPGKVIEPGCVRVVRGEGMPQYRNPFEKGDLYIKFDVQFPDNNWISPEKLSELEDLLPARPEVPSVIGETEEVDLQEFDSTRGSAGGQRREAYNDSSDEESSHHGPGVQCAHQ; encoded by the exons aTGGCCAACGTGGCCGACACCAAACTCTACGACATCCTGGGGGTGCCCCCGGGCGCCAGCGAGAACGAGCTGAAGAAG GCATACAGAAAGTTGGCCAAGGAATACCATCCTGATAAGAATCCAAATGCGGGGGACAAa TTCAAAGAAATCAGTTTTGCATACGAAGTTCTCTCAAATCCCGAGAAACGCGAGCTATATGATCGCTATGGAGAGCAAGGCCTTCGGGAAGGTAGCGGTGGAAGTGGCGGAATGGACGATATTTTCTCTCATATTTTTGGCGGGGGGTTGTTCAGCTTCATGGGTAGTCAGAGTAGAAGTCGTAATGGCAGAAGAAGAGGCGAAGACATGATGCATCCACTCAA agTATCTTTAGAAGATTTATATAACGGCAAGACAACAAAACTACAACTTAGCAAGAATGTTCTCTGTAGTGCGTGCAATGG GCAAGGTGGTAAGTCCGGAGCCGTGCAGAAGTGTAGTGCTTGTCGGGGCCGAGGTGTGCGCATCATGATCAGACAGCTGGCTCCCGGGATGGTACAGCAGATGCAGTCTGTGTGCTCCGATTGCAATGGTGAAG GGGAGGTAATCAATGAAAAGGATCGTTGTAAAAAATGTGAAGGGAAGAAAGTGATAAAGGAAGTAAAGATTCTTGAAGTTCATGTAGATAAAGGCATGAAACACGGGCAGAGGATTACATTTACTGGTGAGGCAGACCAGGCCCCAGGAGTGGAACCAGGAGATATTGTGCTTCTACTACAAGAAAAAGAGCATGAG TCATTCCAGAGAGATGGGAACGATTTGCATATGACACACAAGGTAGGACTCGTTGAAGCTCTCTGTGGATTCCAGTTCACGTTCAAGCACCTCGATGCCCGTCAGATTGTCGTGAAATATCCTCCTGGCAAAGTCATCGAACCAG GCTGTGTCCGGGTTGTTCGAGGCGAAGGAATGCCCCAGTATCGTAATCCTTTTGAAAAAGGTGATCTTTATATAAAATTTGATGTGCAGTTTCCTGATAACAACTGGATTAGCCCAGAGAAGCTATCT GAACTTGAAGATCTTCTGCCAGCTAGACCAGAAGTTCCCAGTGTGATTGGTGAAACAGAAGAGGTAGATCTCCAGGAGTTCGATAGCACTCGTGGTTCAGCAGGTGGTCAGAGACGCGAGGCTTATAACGATAGCTCTGATGAGGAGAGCAGCCACCATGGACCCGGAGTACAGTGCGCCCATCAGTAA